Proteins from a single region of Strix uralensis isolate ZFMK-TIS-50842 chromosome 31, bStrUra1, whole genome shotgun sequence:
- the LOC141936110 gene encoding olfactory receptor 14A16-like, with product MSNGSSITEFLLLAFTDTRELQLLHFWLFLGIYLAALLGNGLIITAIACDHHLHTPMYFFLLNLSLLDLGSISTTLPKAMDNSLWDNRHISYLGCAAQLFFYFFCATAEFYLLTVMSYDRYVAICRPLHYGTLLGSRACVHMAAAAWGTGFFWAVLHTANTFSISLCQANVLEQFFCEIPQILKLSCSDSYLREVGLIMVSACLGFGCFVFIVVSYVQILRAVLRIPSEQGRHKAFSTCLPHLAVVSLFISTGMFAYLKPPSISSPSLDLVVAVLYSVVPPTLNPLIYSMRNQEIKDALRKLIGHFSAALDSCFSTNYSHRMTT from the coding sequence atgtccaacggcagctccatcactgagttcctcctcctggcattcacagacacacgggagctgcagctcttgcacttctggctcttcctgggcatctacctggctgccctcctgggcaatggcctcatcatcaccgccatcgcctgtgaccaccacctgcacacccccatgtacttcttcctcctcaacctctccctcctcgacctgggctccatctccaccactctccccaaagccatggacaattccctctgggacaacaggcacatctcctacttgggatgtgctgctcagctctttttttattttttctgtgctaCAGCAGAGTTTTATCTCCTCACCgtcatgtcctatgaccgctacgttgccatctgcagacccctgcactacgggaccctcctgggcagcagagcttgtgtccacatggcagcagctgcttggGGCACTGGGtttttctgggctgtgctgcacacagcCAATACATTTTCAATTTCACTCTGCCAAGCCAATGTCCTGGagcagttcttctgtgaaatcccccagatcctcaagctctcctgctcagactcctacctcagggaagttgggcttatcatggttagtgcctgtttaggttttggatgttttgttttcattgtggtgtcctatgtgcagatcttgagggccgtgctgaggatcccctctgagcagggacggcacaaagccttttccacgtgcctccctcacctggccgtggtctccctctttatcagcactggcatgtttgcttacctgaagcccccctccatctcctccccatccctggacctggtggttgcagttctgtactcagtggtgcctccaacactgaaccccctcatctacagcatgaggaaccaggagatcaaggatgccctgaggaaactgattggACATTTTTCAGCAGCCTTAGACTCTTGTTTCTCTACAAATTACTCACACCGTATGACAACCTAA